TGTTTGGCTCGAGTGCACTGTAGTAAAAGAATGCGTGTGTGCGCAGGCACGTAGTCTtgctttacaaagtgacatcacCAACTATTTGTCTGTCATGCATAATAAAGCGTATTGGTCATAAAGTCGTAATTTTACGCAGCTACCAATCAAGCTGCCATTTTGACAAATTATGCAAAAATCTTTCAATTATTATGTAATTTGGTTGTATTTAGGATGCATGAAATGCTAGCTATGAAATTCGCCTTGACAAGATAAAGGAGTCGAGCACTTTACTCCATTTCATTTCTACCACTGTCATTTCCGCCACTGATTGCTGTTACACAACACAATACATAATTTGGGATGTGGCGGAAGTGACAGAATTGTATGTCCACTATTtggacatttttgttttaaaatagcTTTTCTAAAAGTCTGCAAGGTCAAAAATGCTCATATTTGAAGAAACGCTGGTTGTTCCACACCTGAGTAACGGGCTTACCTAATGCCTTACCTAATGCAGTAGTGTTTCCTAGAAACAAGCTGATTTTGAGCAGCTCACACTGAGAGGAAAGCATTCACCTGATCCCCTGAGAAAGGGCAGGTCACTTCCACAGTGTCACATCTAAGCCTGTAAACATTTCCTCCATTGAACATGGAAGTAAACAAAATCATAACACCGCTCTCCAAGAATTTCTGAAGGACGGTGCACTGTTGAACCCATTAGAGTCCTTGTGTGTGCTGGCCAAATGAGATTTAAACTGAAAGTGCAAGTCTGCTTTTAAAATCCCCACCAATGGAACATTTTAGAGAAAAGAAATGCAAAACCTTGTGGTGtagctgctgttgttgtttaatAAGGACTTTTCTTACATTTTCAGTTTCCTTTCCACGTGTTAGCTCCTGATTATAGAACCAtcatctggagcagcaggcaagGCTTCACTATCCGTAGTCCAACATTATTCTACATTGGGTTGTTTTCCTGTGAGACTCTCATCAATGGTGTCAAATACAGTAACAAGTTCTTGACTCACAGGCCAGGTAAGAGCTTAGTTTTTAGGTTTTTTTGCATTAACTAATTGGTGAACCAAATTTTGATGTTCAAACATTGTGCTATTTTCCTTCCTTTTGCAGTAAATAAAATCCTGGATGTGTATTTAAACAGCACGGGTTTGGTCCACACGTTACAGGGCGAGATGTTAGCACTGAACTGCACCGTTACAGCTGAATGGAACTCCAGGGTGTCCATTACATGGACATACCCACAAAAGGTGGGTTTTTACCCAATATGCTTTTTTGCTTTATGAACTGCTGTTTCTAAAACCAAACTGCAGTTAGTATAATCAGAATCTGTAAGATTCTGTTGGGGTCAGTTTATATACATGAGCTGGAGATGGCTTTTTAAAGTGAATGAATTCACCTTGATGCATCACTACTAAAAGGACTATTTCAACAGCAAACACCGATATGAAAAAGTTTTGTTACATTCAGTTcaagtttatttgtaaagagctttcacaatacatattgtttcaatgcagctttacagaaaacttTTGTTTCAATGAGCTTGTTTAATATAGGGAATATTAAACAAGCTCATTGAAAGAAGCGTTCTCTGTTAAGCTGGTTTGAAACAATGTGTATTGTGAAAGCgctttacaaataaacttgAACTCAAACTTgaatattgtttcaaagcagctttacagaaaacgCTTGTTTCAATGAGCTTGTTTAATATTCCCTTAGACTTTTgcttaaagcgatagttcacccaaaaattaaaaagatGTCATCATTTAgccaccctcaagttgttccaaacctgtatacatcTCTTTGGTCAAGCAGATCTCTgcagccattgacttccattgtggggggaaaatactatggtagtcaatggctgctgagatctgcttggttacaaaatATCTTTCTATATCTATctctttttgtttctttttttttttaaactttctttgtgttcagtggaagaaagaaattaatacaggtttggaacaacttgaggatgagtaaaggatgacagaattttcatttttgggtgaaccatccctttaagtcGCCTGCTacgcaagtgtttttgtttcatcgcagttatcattttcacatcctgcgccatgttgtttaaatagcatatGCATTTTGCAAGGCGAATGCAAATGCAAGGCGAAatcagatcaggctgggtttacccagtctaacaTATTGTACCTTTAATTTGTGCATCCATTGGCGTGCTGGTGTGttccaagcggcaacctcccgcaatctctcttgaagccaatacggaagtaatgtaaactgcaattcctcaactggccactagagacagaCTCCAGatgggagcagaatctcattaagccctatgttaaaattcccaattttacagcagaaaaaaacatgtttacagcctggtacaaattgtggttttggcctatacggctaattttgaccttcatgacaactgtgaggggggtgtttttttattttttataactcatttgtttacattatataaagccataaagttctgcataatcaAGAGTGTGGTTActatgagtgacaggtggatagccatttatccgccgtctatagtcattgcgttacataagctccgcccacatcccgcctttttgcccattttctgttatccgggagtgacacgcgatgactcacTCGCAAGATGGCAATGCCCAGCTcacccatactttaagcttcaggacggcttatcggaatcctatgggtgacgtcacagacactacgtccattttttttacagtctatggtgtgttcaggcgcattgttgccgtgttgctattttgaggcaactgaaatagactgcgccattgaccaacaaaaacctggtctaaactcaatagcgcagtattttttgtgttttttaaagggCACATTAGTACAACAcgcgtacactctgcttattacacacacagggacgcgcAGCAGTACAGAAACaattttaaatagtaaaaataaaaggattacaatataaaagattattattgtgtacatgaagaaaaaaatgtcataatggATAGTAATTGCATGTATCAGAATTACCCAATCGTGGCAATACACGTGTATTTAAACTGACTCGTCAGGTTGAGGGTGTTTAtattccgccatgtaaatagcgaatccacaatggtgcaagcgcaactggcttataaagggaatgggagatgagactctaattgatttattgcatgttacacccaaaacacacccattagGGGCatcccttttagaccatgcccATTTACCaataaactagcaaaagtgtatTCGGACACGCCCTAAGTGCACTTGCGCCGTGCGCTTTAGACCAGatagcgcgccaggtggataagccagtcatgattgtaacagaagcagtagaagtgaatgtacaggtttccagattGATTTGTAGGCGAAATCAAatcagatcaggctgggtttacccagtctaacatagtgtacctttaatttacaaatgaatcattttggtcacactttagtttagggtccaattctcactattaactacttTTGGCTCAATAAACTCTTAATTAcagcttattaatagttagtaaggtagtttagGTATTGGTAGGATTAAGGAATTGTATAATATGGTTGTGCAGAATAAGTCatttgtgctttataagtactaataaacagccaatatcctagaaATATGCATTCTAATAAGTACCGTAACTAGATAATAGTGTGaactggaccctaaactaaagtgttaccatcattttgctaaaataaattatttgtaaagaaatatttaatacaaataatttatttttggcaaCTAGAATATTGTTGAATTACAGTCTGTGGAACTGGGACTGGAGGCATTGTTTTATAgacattaccttttaaaatgaaGTGTTTTAAAATGGCCAATaacgtgcagctcttctgtagCCTTCATTTCCTCTGAAAAccatgtttgtattttttcttgttcGGAACAAAATTAGCATTTGTGACACAATTTTCTCTGCTTGTTTATATTTCAGGCTAATGGATCGGCCACTATTAGCAGACGCATATCCAGGAGCAGAAGCAACATGCTGTTCTACAGTGTTCTCACCATCCCCAGCCTGAGCAAAGCAGACAGAGGACTCTACAAATGTCATGTGACAAGTGGTCCATCCAAACGAGACACAAATACCACGGTtattgtctatggtgagtttttGAATCAGTCCCCATGCTGCTGGTTTCAAATTTACTCTGAAACAGTTGCAAGTTTTAGATTTATACTATAAACCataccaaactgctgaaatgttTTTCCCCCAACTTTTGTGCTTTCTCTCAAATGGATTCAAATTCACTGTTTACAGCTTTCTACCTCTCAGTCATCCACAATGTATATTTCTGATTGTCCTACTTTACTGTCTGTCTGTTCCCAGACCAGCCTTTTATTCGCCTCAAGCACAGAAACGGCCCTGTGGTTCAGGCTTTTGCAGGACAGAAATCTTTCCGTCTCACTCCAAAACTAAGGGCTTTCCCTGCACCTGAAGTCATCTGGTAAAATGTCCTTTGATTGCACTGTCGAGCTGCTAAATAGATGTTTATAAATTTGGAAAAAATCTCACCAACTGAATCTGTTGCTTAGGTTGAAGGATGGGATGGCCGCAGCCGAACGGTGCTCCCGTTACCATGTAGACAGGTTTTCCCTGGTTATTCGGGATGTTGCAGAAGAGGACGCAGGGATCTACACCATTCTTACTAGGAACCAGCAATATGGACTTTTCCAGAACCTCACACTCACATTGGTGGTAAATGGTGAGACTTAACATAAAGAGATCTTTCTTAATGTTATAGGACTGTTTCTTTTCAGATCCATattcaacaaaacatttttgtaacTAGTCTACTACTAACTACTTTGAGCCTAAAGGTGAtaatatttttggaaaaaatataATTCAAATTGATTGAAAATATTCCTATAGTTTTACAATGTgtgagatttttattttattttatggaaATGAAGAAAACGTGACCTAACTTCCTTTTCTCTTCTATCAAAATCTGTTCACAGTGAAGCCACAGATTGGAGAGAAGACAGTTTCCTCTCATCAACCCGGGACAGTCCAGCGAGGCAGCAGGCAAGCCCTGCACTGCACCTCTCACGGTGTCCCACCACCCCAAATCCAATGGCTCTGGCATCCGTGCCCCCCAAAAGGCCTGTAAGTTCACCATCCACGCAGTAACACAATTATGGTTGTCCAATTTGAAATAAGGCAGTGATTAATGCACATGGAAATCATATAAATATCAATCAAAATACACAACTTAATTAGTGTGGGCTAAAGCCACTCAcataaaaattaattatttccattcTTAGGAAAGGTTATGGTCTCCTGGTCTCTTGTCAGGCCTCTGCAAGCTCTCTAATCCCCcattttatttcacaatatcatgttttaaaaagtgaaagCATTACAGTGAACTTTctaaatttaaaacatttcccCAATGACTGACTAATCGGACTCACAGAGGAAAGGGATACAGTGAAGAATACTGGGTCAGGGCCAAAAATTTAGTCACTTTTAATTTAGTATTTGATCCAGatgaaaaaaacacttgcgAGACAATGTCATTTTGCTAGCTTTGGATTTCCCACACTAGACTTAAGTTAGACATCCTCTCTATCATTGCGTAATGTCCTGAAACC
This DNA window, taken from Pseudorasbora parva isolate DD20220531a chromosome 24, ASM2467924v1, whole genome shotgun sequence, encodes the following:
- the flt1 gene encoding vascular endothelial growth factor receptor 1 isoform X3; the encoded protein is MFYILFLMIFGLSGRVLTKDTDTKGRFSSPVLDVTEKQLIIERNQTLQLNCRGRWELQWVLPSGVPKVYHGTQIEETRCGRKTNQYCSRLTLSPALAQHTGSYRCRYRQKQRKQASVYVYITDSQRPFVKMQSEIPDVVYMKEGEPLVFPCRVTRPDANVSLVKFPFHVLAPDYRTIIWSSRQGFTIRSPTLFYIGLFSCETLINGVKYSNKFLTHRPVNKILDVYLNSTGLVHTLQGEMLALNCTVTAEWNSRVSITWTYPQKANGSATISRRISRSRSNMLFYSVLTIPSLSKADRGLYKCHVTSGPSKRDTNTTVIVYDQPFIRLKHRNGPVVQAFAGQKSFRLTPKLRAFPAPEVIWLKDGMAAAERCSRYHVDRFSLVIRDVAEEDAGIYTILTRNQQYGLFQNLTLTLVVNVKPQIGEKTVSSHQPGTVQRGSRQALHCTSHGVPPPQIQWLWHPCPPKGLPARLA
- the flt1 gene encoding vascular endothelial growth factor receptor 1 isoform X2; translation: MFYILFLMIFGLSGRVLTKDTDTKGRFSSPVLDVTEKQLIIERNQTLQLNCRGRWELQWVLPSGVPKVYHGTQIEETRCGRKTNQYCSRLTLSPALAQHTGSYRCRYRQKQRKQASVYVYITDSQRPFVKMQSEIPDVVYMKEGEPLVFPCRVTRPDANVSLVKFPFHVLAPDYRTIIWSSRQGFTIRSPTLFYIGLFSCETLINGVKYSNKFLTHRPVNKILDVYLNSTGLVHTLQGEMLALNCTVTAEWNSRVSITWTYPQKANGSATISRRISRSRSNMLFYSVLTIPSLSKADRGLYKCHVTSGPSKRDTNTTVIVYDQPFIRLKHRNGPVVQAFAGQKSFRLTPKLRAFPAPEVIWLKDGMAAAERCSRYHVDRFSLVIRDVAEEDAGIYTILTRNQQYGLFQNLTLTLVVNVKPQIGEKTVSSHQPGTVQRGSRQALHCTSHGVPPPQIQWLWHPCPPKGLSPARLA
- the flt1 gene encoding vascular endothelial growth factor receptor 1 isoform X4, coding for MFYILFLMIFGLSGRVLTKDTDTKGRFSSPVLDVTEKQLIIERNQTLQLNCRGRWELQWVLPSGVPKVYHGTQIEETRCGRKTNQYCSRLTLSPALAQHTGSYRCRYRQKQRKQASVYVYITDSQRPFVKMQSEIPDVVYMKEGEPLVFPCRVTRPDANVSLVKFPFHVLAPDYRTIIWSSRQGFTIRSPTLFYIGLFSCETLINGVKYSNKFLTHRPVNKILDVYLNSTGLVHTLQGEMLALNCTVTAEWNSRVSITWTYPQKANGSATISRRISRSRSNMLFYSVLTIPSLSKADRGLYKCHVTSGPSKRDTNTTVIVYDQPFIRLKHRNGPVVQAFAGQKSFRLTPKLRAFPAPEVIWLKDGMAAAERCSRYHVDRFSLVIRDVAEEDAGIYTILTRNQQYGLFQNLTLTLVVNVKPQIGEKTVSSHQPGTVQRGSRQALHCTSHGVPPPQIQWLWHPCPPKGLS